A genomic segment from Nymphalis io chromosome 7, ilAglIoxx1.1, whole genome shotgun sequence encodes:
- the LOC126769390 gene encoding amyloid-beta-like protein isoform X3 has protein sequence MSRAVLFISVFTIFLDVLQASQATSGAEPQVAVLCEAGATYHPQYMSAAGRWTPDLTTKPHNCLKDKMEILDYCKKVYPSHDITNIVEASHYVKVSNWCKLGSSNAAKCKVTRWVKPFRCLGPFQSDALLVPESCLFDHIHNQSRCWQFSRWNATAGRACAQRGLRLRTFAMLLPCGISLFSGVEFVCCPKHFKENVKMHKPMDVGVPVSPGGEEMLAASAAMDERDDELLDDEDSLTDEDDDTLNLNDDDDDDDTDDDMDEDEDADLSRDDDAEDDDYTDSDDSAWPRPESSASPSTTTSTTTTTTTTTTASTATSDPYFSHFDPRTEHQSYKDAQQRLEETHREKITKVMREWSELEDRYQEMMTSDPSTAQTFRQRMTAKFQANIQSLEEEGVSERRRLAALHQQRVLAHLAQRRRTALTCYTRSLRDTPPNAHRVQKCLQRLVRALAAERSGALAAWRRAAAAGREAAAAERASAADRLQDADRALQRALTSLRRRPHLYASIGTAIEDYVQSMQSKDDMAVSLMSMTPEAEELLLDRIEAEVQREQAAREQLNAKRDQRTHQRQDIQNERVRTSNGVKESEEADDEASEINETEDTTTVSTTQTSAAPSASPSPSASVSVHDLTTRSAFTQETTTTEIITSTMTDAPDSETETSEVSETSSRRSTSETEGEGLRAALEQAEERAPPPPAHALKHELLHTQPGFTVRGASPNSSGSGALYPALCVGGAALAAAAAVALAVARRRDRAPSTQGFVQVEQTGAVAPTPEERHVANMQINGYENPTYKYFEVKE, from the exons GCGACAAGCGGCGCAGAGCCACAAGTCGCAGTGCTATGCGAAGCCGGGGCAACCTACCATCCGCAATACATGTCCGCCGCTGGACGATGGACACCCGACCTCACGACTAAACCCCACAACTGTTTGAAGGACAAGATGGAAATCCTCGATTACTGCAAGAAG GTGTACCCAAGCCATGACATCACCAACATCGTCGAAGCGTCCCACTACGTGAAAGTTAGCAATTGGTGCAAGTTGGGCTCCAGTAACGCTGCCAAGTGCAAGGTTACCAGATGGGTGAAGCCCTTCCGTTGTCTTG GCCCATTCCAATCGGATGCGCTGTTGGTGCCGGAGAGCTGTCTCTTCGACCACATCCACAACCAGAGCCGTTGCTGGCAATTCTCCCGCTGGAACGCGACCGCTGGACGCGCGTGCGCTCAACGTGGACTCCGATTACGCACTTTCGCTATGCTCCTGCCATGCGGTATCAGCCTATTCTCTGGAGTTGAGTTCGTGTGCTGCCCTAAGCACTTCAAGG AAAACGTTAAGATGCATAAGCCAATGGACGTCGGCGTTCCCGTGAGCCCTGGTGGTGAAGAGATGCTGGCTGCCTCTGCTGCTATGGACGAACGTGATGACGAACTTCTTGACGATGAAGACTCTTTAACCGACGAGGACGATGACACTCTTAACCTCAacgatgatgacgatgatgacgATACTGATGATG ATATGGATGAGGATGAAGACGCAGACTTATCCCGTGACGACGATGCTGAAGACGATGACTACACTGATAGTGATGACTCGGCCTGGCCCCGACCAGAATCTTCGGCTTCTCCCTCGACTACCACATCAACCACCACTACGACAACTACTACCACTACG GCTTCCACTGCTACCTCCGACCCTTACTTTTCGCATTTCGACCCCCGTACTGAACATCAGAGCTACAAGGATGCGCAGCAACGCCTTGAGGAAACCCACCGCGAAAAG ATTACGAAAGTTATGCGTGAATGGTCTGAACTTGAAGATCGCTACCAAGAGATGATGACGTCAGACCCATCCACCGCGCAGACTTTCCGGCAACGCATGACTGCTAAGTTTCAAGCCAATATCCAG TCCCTAGAGGAGGAAGGAGTATCCGAGCGTCGCCGACTTGCCGCCCTGCACCAGCAACGCGTGCTTGCCCACCTCGCCCAGCGCCGCCGCACAGCACTCACGTGCTATACGCGTTCCTTGAGGGACACTCCTCCTAAT gccCACCGCGTTCAGAAATGCCTGCAACGTTTAGTCCGTGCTCTGGCTGCCGAGCGTAGTGGAGCCCTGGCCGCATGGCGTCGTGCCGCCGCCGCTGGACGTGAAGCCGCTGCCGCTGAGCGTGCTAGTGCTGCTGACCGATTACAG GATGCTGACCGTGCTTTACAACGCGCTCTTACCTCTCTCCGCCGTCGTCCACATCTCTATGCTAGTATTGGAACTGCTATTGAGGATTACGTTCAG tcAATGCAATCTAAGGATGACATGGCTGTTTCTCTGATGTCCATGACTCCTGAGGCCGAAGAACTACTTCTGGATCGCATCGAAGCTGAAGTCCAAAGAGAACAAGCTGCTCGTGAACAACTCAACGCGAAGAGGGATCAGCGCACTCATCAGCGACAAGATATTCAGAATGAACGTGTGAGG ACCTCCAATGGTGTTAAGGAAAGCGAGGAAGCCGATGACGAGGCTAGCGAGATCAACGAAACTGAAGACACCACCACTGTATCGACAACTCAGACCTCCGCTGCGCCCTCGGCATCCCCCTCACCCTCGGCATCTGTCTCCGTACATGACCTAACCACCCGATCGGCTTTCACTCAAGAAACTACTACAACT GAAATCATTACCAGCACGATGACTGACGCTCCCGACAGTGAAACTGAAACTAGCGAAGTTAGCGAGACCTCTAGCCGGCGATCAACTAGCGAG ACTGAGGGTGAAGGCCTCCGCGCTGCTTTGGAACAAGCTGAAGAGAGAGCGCCGCCTCCACCAGCTCACGCTTTGAAACATGAACTGCTACACACTCAGCCT GGATTTACGGTCCGCGGAGCTAGCCCGAACAGCAGCGGATCCGGCGCACTGTACCCTGCCCTGTGCGTGGGCGGTGCTGCGCTGGCGGCCGCCGCCGCTGTTGCACTGGCCGTTGCGCGCCGTCGTGATCGCGCGCCCTCAACGCAAGGATTTGTGCAG gtcGAACAGACCGGCGCTGTCGCTCCTACTCCTGAAGAGCGGCACGTGGCCAACATGCAGATCAACGGTTACGAGAACCCTACCTACAAATACTTCGAAGTCAAGGAGTAA
- the LOC126769390 gene encoding amyloid-beta-like protein isoform X1: MSRAVLFISVFTIFLDVLQASQATSGAEPQVAVLCEAGATYHPQYMSAAGRWTPDLTTKPHNCLKDKMEILDYCKKVYPSHDITNIVEASHYVKVSNWCKLGSSNAAKCKVTRWVKPFRCLEYLAAEGPFQSDALLVPESCLFDHIHNQSRCWQFSRWNATAGRACAQRGLRLRTFAMLLPCGISLFSGVEFVCCPKHFKENVKMHKPMDVGVPVSPGGEEMLAASAAMDERDDELLDDEDSLTDEDDDTLNLNDDDDDDDTDDDMDEDEDADLSRDDDAEDDDYTDSDDSAWPRPESSASPSTTTSTTTTTTTTTTASTATSDPYFSHFDPRTEHQSYKDAQQRLEETHREKITKVMREWSELEDRYQEMMTSDPSTAQTFRQRMTAKFQANIQSLEEEGVSERRRLAALHQQRVLAHLAQRRRTALTCYTRSLRDTPPNAHRVQKCLQRLVRALAAERSGALAAWRRAAAAGREAAAAERASAADRLQDADRALQRALTSLRRRPHLYASIGTAIEDYVQSMQSKDDMAVSLMSMTPEAEELLLDRIEAEVQREQAAREQLNAKRDQRTHQRQDIQNERVRTSNGVKESEEADDEASEINETEDTTTVSTTQTSAAPSASPSPSASVSVHDLTTRSAFTQETTTTEIITSTMTDAPDSETETSEVSETSSRRSTSETEGEGLRAALEQAEERAPPPPAHALKHELLHTQPGFTVRGASPNSSGSGALYPALCVGGAALAAAAAVALAVARRRDRAPSTQGFVQVEQTGAVAPTPEERHVANMQINGYENPTYKYFEVKE; encoded by the exons GCGACAAGCGGCGCAGAGCCACAAGTCGCAGTGCTATGCGAAGCCGGGGCAACCTACCATCCGCAATACATGTCCGCCGCTGGACGATGGACACCCGACCTCACGACTAAACCCCACAACTGTTTGAAGGACAAGATGGAAATCCTCGATTACTGCAAGAAG GTGTACCCAAGCCATGACATCACCAACATCGTCGAAGCGTCCCACTACGTGAAAGTTAGCAATTGGTGCAAGTTGGGCTCCAGTAACGCTGCCAAGTGCAAGGTTACCAGATGGGTGAAGCCCTTCCGTTGTCTTG AGTATTTGGCGGCAGAAGGCCCATTCCAATCGGATGCGCTGTTGGTGCCGGAGAGCTGTCTCTTCGACCACATCCACAACCAGAGCCGTTGCTGGCAATTCTCCCGCTGGAACGCGACCGCTGGACGCGCGTGCGCTCAACGTGGACTCCGATTACGCACTTTCGCTATGCTCCTGCCATGCGGTATCAGCCTATTCTCTGGAGTTGAGTTCGTGTGCTGCCCTAAGCACTTCAAGG AAAACGTTAAGATGCATAAGCCAATGGACGTCGGCGTTCCCGTGAGCCCTGGTGGTGAAGAGATGCTGGCTGCCTCTGCTGCTATGGACGAACGTGATGACGAACTTCTTGACGATGAAGACTCTTTAACCGACGAGGACGATGACACTCTTAACCTCAacgatgatgacgatgatgacgATACTGATGATG ATATGGATGAGGATGAAGACGCAGACTTATCCCGTGACGACGATGCTGAAGACGATGACTACACTGATAGTGATGACTCGGCCTGGCCCCGACCAGAATCTTCGGCTTCTCCCTCGACTACCACATCAACCACCACTACGACAACTACTACCACTACG GCTTCCACTGCTACCTCCGACCCTTACTTTTCGCATTTCGACCCCCGTACTGAACATCAGAGCTACAAGGATGCGCAGCAACGCCTTGAGGAAACCCACCGCGAAAAG ATTACGAAAGTTATGCGTGAATGGTCTGAACTTGAAGATCGCTACCAAGAGATGATGACGTCAGACCCATCCACCGCGCAGACTTTCCGGCAACGCATGACTGCTAAGTTTCAAGCCAATATCCAG TCCCTAGAGGAGGAAGGAGTATCCGAGCGTCGCCGACTTGCCGCCCTGCACCAGCAACGCGTGCTTGCCCACCTCGCCCAGCGCCGCCGCACAGCACTCACGTGCTATACGCGTTCCTTGAGGGACACTCCTCCTAAT gccCACCGCGTTCAGAAATGCCTGCAACGTTTAGTCCGTGCTCTGGCTGCCGAGCGTAGTGGAGCCCTGGCCGCATGGCGTCGTGCCGCCGCCGCTGGACGTGAAGCCGCTGCCGCTGAGCGTGCTAGTGCTGCTGACCGATTACAG GATGCTGACCGTGCTTTACAACGCGCTCTTACCTCTCTCCGCCGTCGTCCACATCTCTATGCTAGTATTGGAACTGCTATTGAGGATTACGTTCAG tcAATGCAATCTAAGGATGACATGGCTGTTTCTCTGATGTCCATGACTCCTGAGGCCGAAGAACTACTTCTGGATCGCATCGAAGCTGAAGTCCAAAGAGAACAAGCTGCTCGTGAACAACTCAACGCGAAGAGGGATCAGCGCACTCATCAGCGACAAGATATTCAGAATGAACGTGTGAGG ACCTCCAATGGTGTTAAGGAAAGCGAGGAAGCCGATGACGAGGCTAGCGAGATCAACGAAACTGAAGACACCACCACTGTATCGACAACTCAGACCTCCGCTGCGCCCTCGGCATCCCCCTCACCCTCGGCATCTGTCTCCGTACATGACCTAACCACCCGATCGGCTTTCACTCAAGAAACTACTACAACT GAAATCATTACCAGCACGATGACTGACGCTCCCGACAGTGAAACTGAAACTAGCGAAGTTAGCGAGACCTCTAGCCGGCGATCAACTAGCGAG ACTGAGGGTGAAGGCCTCCGCGCTGCTTTGGAACAAGCTGAAGAGAGAGCGCCGCCTCCACCAGCTCACGCTTTGAAACATGAACTGCTACACACTCAGCCT GGATTTACGGTCCGCGGAGCTAGCCCGAACAGCAGCGGATCCGGCGCACTGTACCCTGCCCTGTGCGTGGGCGGTGCTGCGCTGGCGGCCGCCGCCGCTGTTGCACTGGCCGTTGCGCGCCGTCGTGATCGCGCGCCCTCAACGCAAGGATTTGTGCAG gtcGAACAGACCGGCGCTGTCGCTCCTACTCCTGAAGAGCGGCACGTGGCCAACATGCAGATCAACGGTTACGAGAACCCTACCTACAAATACTTCGAAGTCAAGGAGTAA
- the LOC126769390 gene encoding amyloid-beta-like protein isoform X2, giving the protein MSRAVLFISVFTIFLDVLQASQATSGAEPQVAVLCEAGATYHPQYMSAAGRWTPDLTTKPHNCLKDKMEILDYCKKVYPSHDITNIVEASHYVKVSNWCKLGSSNAAKCKVTRWVKPFRCLEGPFQSDALLVPESCLFDHIHNQSRCWQFSRWNATAGRACAQRGLRLRTFAMLLPCGISLFSGVEFVCCPKHFKENVKMHKPMDVGVPVSPGGEEMLAASAAMDERDDELLDDEDSLTDEDDDTLNLNDDDDDDDTDDDMDEDEDADLSRDDDAEDDDYTDSDDSAWPRPESSASPSTTTSTTTTTTTTTTASTATSDPYFSHFDPRTEHQSYKDAQQRLEETHREKITKVMREWSELEDRYQEMMTSDPSTAQTFRQRMTAKFQANIQSLEEEGVSERRRLAALHQQRVLAHLAQRRRTALTCYTRSLRDTPPNAHRVQKCLQRLVRALAAERSGALAAWRRAAAAGREAAAAERASAADRLQDADRALQRALTSLRRRPHLYASIGTAIEDYVQSMQSKDDMAVSLMSMTPEAEELLLDRIEAEVQREQAAREQLNAKRDQRTHQRQDIQNERVRTSNGVKESEEADDEASEINETEDTTTVSTTQTSAAPSASPSPSASVSVHDLTTRSAFTQETTTTEIITSTMTDAPDSETETSEVSETSSRRSTSETEGEGLRAALEQAEERAPPPPAHALKHELLHTQPGFTVRGASPNSSGSGALYPALCVGGAALAAAAAVALAVARRRDRAPSTQGFVQVEQTGAVAPTPEERHVANMQINGYENPTYKYFEVKE; this is encoded by the exons GCGACAAGCGGCGCAGAGCCACAAGTCGCAGTGCTATGCGAAGCCGGGGCAACCTACCATCCGCAATACATGTCCGCCGCTGGACGATGGACACCCGACCTCACGACTAAACCCCACAACTGTTTGAAGGACAAGATGGAAATCCTCGATTACTGCAAGAAG GTGTACCCAAGCCATGACATCACCAACATCGTCGAAGCGTCCCACTACGTGAAAGTTAGCAATTGGTGCAAGTTGGGCTCCAGTAACGCTGCCAAGTGCAAGGTTACCAGATGGGTGAAGCCCTTCCGTTGTCTTG AAGGCCCATTCCAATCGGATGCGCTGTTGGTGCCGGAGAGCTGTCTCTTCGACCACATCCACAACCAGAGCCGTTGCTGGCAATTCTCCCGCTGGAACGCGACCGCTGGACGCGCGTGCGCTCAACGTGGACTCCGATTACGCACTTTCGCTATGCTCCTGCCATGCGGTATCAGCCTATTCTCTGGAGTTGAGTTCGTGTGCTGCCCTAAGCACTTCAAGG AAAACGTTAAGATGCATAAGCCAATGGACGTCGGCGTTCCCGTGAGCCCTGGTGGTGAAGAGATGCTGGCTGCCTCTGCTGCTATGGACGAACGTGATGACGAACTTCTTGACGATGAAGACTCTTTAACCGACGAGGACGATGACACTCTTAACCTCAacgatgatgacgatgatgacgATACTGATGATG ATATGGATGAGGATGAAGACGCAGACTTATCCCGTGACGACGATGCTGAAGACGATGACTACACTGATAGTGATGACTCGGCCTGGCCCCGACCAGAATCTTCGGCTTCTCCCTCGACTACCACATCAACCACCACTACGACAACTACTACCACTACG GCTTCCACTGCTACCTCCGACCCTTACTTTTCGCATTTCGACCCCCGTACTGAACATCAGAGCTACAAGGATGCGCAGCAACGCCTTGAGGAAACCCACCGCGAAAAG ATTACGAAAGTTATGCGTGAATGGTCTGAACTTGAAGATCGCTACCAAGAGATGATGACGTCAGACCCATCCACCGCGCAGACTTTCCGGCAACGCATGACTGCTAAGTTTCAAGCCAATATCCAG TCCCTAGAGGAGGAAGGAGTATCCGAGCGTCGCCGACTTGCCGCCCTGCACCAGCAACGCGTGCTTGCCCACCTCGCCCAGCGCCGCCGCACAGCACTCACGTGCTATACGCGTTCCTTGAGGGACACTCCTCCTAAT gccCACCGCGTTCAGAAATGCCTGCAACGTTTAGTCCGTGCTCTGGCTGCCGAGCGTAGTGGAGCCCTGGCCGCATGGCGTCGTGCCGCCGCCGCTGGACGTGAAGCCGCTGCCGCTGAGCGTGCTAGTGCTGCTGACCGATTACAG GATGCTGACCGTGCTTTACAACGCGCTCTTACCTCTCTCCGCCGTCGTCCACATCTCTATGCTAGTATTGGAACTGCTATTGAGGATTACGTTCAG tcAATGCAATCTAAGGATGACATGGCTGTTTCTCTGATGTCCATGACTCCTGAGGCCGAAGAACTACTTCTGGATCGCATCGAAGCTGAAGTCCAAAGAGAACAAGCTGCTCGTGAACAACTCAACGCGAAGAGGGATCAGCGCACTCATCAGCGACAAGATATTCAGAATGAACGTGTGAGG ACCTCCAATGGTGTTAAGGAAAGCGAGGAAGCCGATGACGAGGCTAGCGAGATCAACGAAACTGAAGACACCACCACTGTATCGACAACTCAGACCTCCGCTGCGCCCTCGGCATCCCCCTCACCCTCGGCATCTGTCTCCGTACATGACCTAACCACCCGATCGGCTTTCACTCAAGAAACTACTACAACT GAAATCATTACCAGCACGATGACTGACGCTCCCGACAGTGAAACTGAAACTAGCGAAGTTAGCGAGACCTCTAGCCGGCGATCAACTAGCGAG ACTGAGGGTGAAGGCCTCCGCGCTGCTTTGGAACAAGCTGAAGAGAGAGCGCCGCCTCCACCAGCTCACGCTTTGAAACATGAACTGCTACACACTCAGCCT GGATTTACGGTCCGCGGAGCTAGCCCGAACAGCAGCGGATCCGGCGCACTGTACCCTGCCCTGTGCGTGGGCGGTGCTGCGCTGGCGGCCGCCGCCGCTGTTGCACTGGCCGTTGCGCGCCGTCGTGATCGCGCGCCCTCAACGCAAGGATTTGTGCAG gtcGAACAGACCGGCGCTGTCGCTCCTACTCCTGAAGAGCGGCACGTGGCCAACATGCAGATCAACGGTTACGAGAACCCTACCTACAAATACTTCGAAGTCAAGGAGTAA